From the Prunus dulcis chromosome 4, ALMONDv2, whole genome shotgun sequence genome, one window contains:
- the LOC117625081 gene encoding nuclear transcription factor Y subunit B-3, with translation MNQLLFSIEKPFPISYRYISLTRTTTREHEEEEEKRITQDLHESSSSARDHDRFLPIANVSRMMKKGLPGNAKISKDAKETVQECVSEFISFITGEASGKCRREKRKTINGDDLLWAMTTLGFKEYVEPLKIYLHKFREMESEKTAGTGMARQLQYADHHPREYHDQRQREQLQHLG, from the coding sequence atgaatCAGTTACTGTTTTCAATTGAAAAACCCTTCCCTATatcatatagatatatatCGCTGACTCGGACAACGACTCGGGAGcacgaggaggaggaggagaaacGAATTACACAAGATCTTCATGAATCATCATCCTCAGCGAGAGACCACGACAGGTTTTTACCGATTGCAAACGTGAGCAGGATGATGAAGAAAGGTTTGCCAGGCAACGCCAAGATTTCAAAAGACGCTAAAGAGACGGTGCAGGAGTGTGTCTCAGAGTTCATCAGCTTCATCACGGGAGAGGCCTCAGGTAAGTGccggagagagaagaggaagacaatcaACGGTGACGATCTATTGTGGGCCATGACGACGCTGGGTTTTAAGGAATACGTGGAGCCTCTCAAGATTTATTTGCACAAGTTCAGAGAGATGGAGAGTGAGAAGACTGCTGGAACAGGAATGGCTAGGCAGCTGCAGTACGCTGATCATCATCCTCGTGAATATCATGATCAAAGGCAGAGAGAGCAGTTGCAGCACCTGGGATGA
- the LOC117624865 gene encoding uncharacterized protein LOC117624865, with amino-acid sequence MVSYFCGWHKLVNDFIYKLVLLNLLICSCLSLSRSVSMASAGDIDDQVLVNNNNPLNQLMSSQEDMVQIAGYGEEKLSTVLITGSVHCEEACNNLHAQTHHPDHQLHLHAWPLSGALVSVNCHVSGRKRKSSLAQGLADEFGDFIIDLPSNLHAIPNLHKTCSVRVVRIPKNTQCRPAYVRRHKGLKLSSVGNGIRTYNAGNIRFQHLTSKPSEACIKMLSS; translated from the exons atggtgaGCTACTTTTGCGGCTGGCACAAGCTTGTGAATGATTTCATCTACAAACTAGTTCTGCTAAACCTGTTGATATGCAGCTGCCTCAGCCTCAGCAGATCAGTTTCAATGGCCTCGGCCGGCGATATTGATGATCAAGTACTAGTGAACAACAATAACCCATTAAACCAACTCATGTCCAGCCAAGAAGATATGGTCCAAATTGCTGGATATGGAGAAGAGAAGCTTTCCACCGTCCTAATTACAGGCTCCGTCCATTGCGAGGAGGCTTGTAATAATTTGCATGCTCAAACTCATCATCCTGATCATCAACTTCATCTTCATGCATGGCCTCTCTCAG GTGCTTTGGTTTCTGTCAATTGCCATGTTAgtgggagaaaaagaaaatcaagcttGGCACAAGGCTTAGCAGATGAATTTGGGGATTTCATTATTGATCTTCCTTCCAATCTACATGCAATTCCCAACTTGCACAAAACATGTTCGGTTAGAGTAGTTCGAATACCAAAGAACACACAATGCAGACCAGCTTATGTCAGGAGGCACAAGGGACTGAAATTATCGTCAGTTGGTAACGGTATCCGGACTTACAACGCCGGAAATATAAGGTTCCAGCATTTGACCTCTAAACCATCAGAAGCATGCATTAAGATGTTATCATCATAG
- the LOC117624866 gene encoding acyl carrier protein 3, mitochondrial isoform X1 — protein sequence MQELLNMQSIRNSILWHVRVGSSAEKWLLTERGNVLKSLSRHMCAATGTTSTDQIMDRVIGLVKKFDKIDASKVTETADFQKDLSLDSLDRVELVMAFEEEFSIEIPEEKADKLTCCADVARYIVSGAEQKSV from the exons ATGCAAG AACTTCTCAACATGCAAAGCATTAGAAATTCCATCTTGTGGCATGTGAGGGTAGGGAGTTCAGCCGAAAAATGGTTGCTTACTGAAAGAGGAAATGTGCTGAAATCTCTGAGCCGCCACATGTGTGCCGCAACAGGTACTACCAGCACTGATCAGATAATGGACCGAGTGATTGGACTCgtgaagaaatttgataaaattgatGCATCTAAG GTTACTGAAACAGCTGATTTCCAGAAGGACTTAAGCCTGGATAGTTTGGACAGGGTGGAGCTTGTTATGGCCTTTGAGGAAGAATTCTCCATTGAAATCCCTGAAGAGAAAGCAGATAAGCTGACCTGCTGCGCTGATGTTGCCAGATACATAGTTTCTGGAGCCGAGCAGAAGAGTGTTTAA
- the LOC117624866 gene encoding acyl carrier protein 3, mitochondrial isoform X2 has product MQSIRNSILWHVRVGSSAEKWLLTERGNVLKSLSRHMCAATGTTSTDQIMDRVIGLVKKFDKIDASKVTETADFQKDLSLDSLDRVELVMAFEEEFSIEIPEEKADKLTCCADVARYIVSGAEQKSV; this is encoded by the exons ATGCAAAGCATTAGAAATTCCATCTTGTGGCATGTGAGGGTAGGGAGTTCAGCCGAAAAATGGTTGCTTACTGAAAGAGGAAATGTGCTGAAATCTCTGAGCCGCCACATGTGTGCCGCAACAGGTACTACCAGCACTGATCAGATAATGGACCGAGTGATTGGACTCgtgaagaaatttgataaaattgatGCATCTAAG GTTACTGAAACAGCTGATTTCCAGAAGGACTTAAGCCTGGATAGTTTGGACAGGGTGGAGCTTGTTATGGCCTTTGAGGAAGAATTCTCCATTGAAATCCCTGAAGAGAAAGCAGATAAGCTGACCTGCTGCGCTGATGTTGCCAGATACATAGTTTCTGGAGCCGAGCAGAAGAGTGTTTAA
- the LOC117626278 gene encoding SNF1-related protein kinase regulatory subunit beta-2, with the protein MGNVNGREDGGGSPSAAEEESGGGSVQEGHAHGRGVSGGGDGSSELMGQSPPHSPRATHSPLMFTPQVPVVPLQRPDEIHIPNNSWMQTSGFEDMCCEQGIPTMITWSYGGKDVAVEGSWDNWKTRMALQRSGKDFTIMKVLPSGVYQYRFIVDGQWRFSPDLPLAQDDAGNSYNLLDLQDYVPEDIGSISGFEPPQSPDSSYNNLQLGSEDFAKEPPLVPPHLQMTLLNAPSSYMEMPPPLSRPQHVVLNHLYMQRGKSGPSVVALGTTERFIAKYVTVVLYKSLQR; encoded by the exons ATGGGGAATGTGAATGGGAGAGAAGATGGGGGTGGAAGCCCATCAGCGGCTGAGGAAGAGAGTGGTGGTGGGAGCGTGCAGGAGGGTCATGCCCATGGCCGTGGTGTTAGTGGTGGCGGTGATGGGTCGTCTGAGTTGATGGGTCAATCGCCTCCTCATAGCCCTAGGGCCACTCACTCCCCTTTGATGTTTACTCCTCAG GTCCCTGTGGTTCCCTTACAAAGACCGGATGAGATACACATACCAAACAACTCATGGATGCAAACTTCAGGGTTTGAAGACATGTGCTGTGAGCAAGGAATTCCGACTATGATTACATGGAGCTATGGCGGGAAGGATGTAGCTGTGGAGGGATCCTGGGATAACTGGAAGACAAG AATGGCCTTACAGAGATCAGGGAAAGACTTCACGATCATGAAAGTACTGCCATCCGGTGTTTACCAGTATAGGTTTATTGTTGATGGGCAGTGGAGGTTCTCTCCTGATTTACCCTTGGCCCAAGATGATGCGGGCAATTCTTACAACCTTTTGGACTTGCAG GATTATGTTCCAGAAGACATTGGAAGCATTTCTGGTTTTGAACCTCCCCAGTCCCCTGACTCAAGTTATAACAACCTGCAGCTTGGATCTGAAGATTTCGCAAAGGAGCCGCCATTGGTTCCCCCACACCTACAAATGACACTGCTCAATGCGCCGTCATCTTACATGGAGATGCCGCCTCCTTTGTCAAGACCTCAACATGTGGTACTCAATCACCTTTACATGCAGAGAGGGAAGAGTGGCCCATCTGTTGTGGCACTTGGTACAACAGAGAGGTTTATAGCGAAGTATGTTACGGTGGTTCTCTACAAGTCCTTGCAGAGATAA
- the LOC117623886 gene encoding oligopeptide transporter 3: MASKNHMDPEKAANGSSEDHERCAIEEVALVVPETDDPSMPVMTFRAWFLGLITCIILIFLNTFFTFRTQPLSISAILMQIAALPIGKLMASTLPKHQYSLLGWRFSLNPGPFNMKEHVIITIFANCGISYGGGDAYSIGAITIMKAYYKQSLSFLLALIIVLTSQILGYGWAGILRRFLVDPVEMWWPSNLAQVSLFRALHEKDNKAKGLTRMQFFLIAMAASFAYYALPGYLFPILTFFSWVCWAWPHSITAQQIGSGYHGLGVGAFTLDWAGISAYHGSPLVTPWTSILNVGVGFVLFIYVIVPICYWKFNTFDARKFPIFSNQLFTSSGHKYDTTKILTPQFDLNIDAYNSYGKLYLSPLFALSIGSGFARFSATLVHVALFHGSAILKQSRSAMKNVKVDIHEKLMQRYKQVPQWWFLILLGGSIALSLLMCFVWKEVVQLPWWGLLFGFVLSFIVTLPVGVIQATTNQQPGFDIIAQFLIGYILPGKPIANLLFKIYGRISTVHALSFLSDLKLGHYMKIPPRCMYTAQLVGTLVAGIVNLAVAWWMLESIDNLCDIDALHPNSPWTCPKYRVTFDASVIWGLIGPKRLFGPGGLYRNLVWLFIVGAFLPVPIWILSKIFPDKKWIPLINMPVITYGFAGMPPATPTNIASWLITGGIFNYFVFKYHKRWWQKYNYVLSAALDAGTAFMGVLLFFALQNNNYNVKWWGTELDHCPLATCPTAPGIKVEGCPVF, translated from the exons ATGGCGTCCAAGAACCACATGGACCCCGAGAAGGCGGCTAATGGGAGCAGTGAAGATCATGAGAGATGCGCCATAGAAGAGGTGGCCTTGGTGGTGCCTGAGACGGACGACCCTTCAATGCCTGTCATGACGTTCAGGGCGTGGTTCTTGGGCTTAATCACATGCATCATCTTAATCTTCCTCAACACCTTCTTCACCTTCCGTACGCAGCCCCTCAGCATCTCTGCCATTCTCATGCAAATTGCTGCTCTGCCCATCGGCAAGCTCATGGCCTCCACCCTCCCAAAGCACCAGTACAGCCTCCTGGGGTGGAGGTTCAGCTTGAATCCTGGGCCCTTCAACATGAAGGAGCATGTCATCATCACCATTTTTGCCAATTGTGGGATTTCTTACGGAGGGGGTGATGCCTATTCAATTGGTGCCATTACCATTATGAAGGCCTATTACAAGCAGAGCTTGAGTTTTCTTCTTGCTCTCATCATCGTCTTGACTTCTCAG ATATTGGGGTATGGATGGGCAGGGATTCTTAGGAGGTTCCTGGTTGACCCCGTTGAAATGTGGTGGCCTTCCAACCTTGCTCAGGTTTCTCTGTTTAG AGCACTCCATGAAAAGGACAATAAAGCAAAAGGCCTTACGCGGATGCAGTTTTTCTTGATTGCCATGGCAGCAAGCTTTGCTTATTATGCACTCCCTGGCTACCTTTTCCCGATCTTGACCTTCTTCTCATGGGTCTGCTGGGCTTGGCCACACAGTATCACAGCTCAGCAAATTGGCTCAGGTTACCATGGACTTGGGGTTGGTGCTTTCACCCTTGATTGGGCTGGGATTTCAGCTTATCATGGCAGCCCCTTAGTCACTCCCTGGACTTCCATTCTCAACGTTGGGGTTGGATTTGTCTTGTTCATCTATGTCATTGTCCCTATTTGCTACTGGAAGTTCAACACTTTCGATGCTCGAAAGTTCCCTATATTTTCCAACCAGCTATTCACCTCTAGTGGCCATAAATATGACACTACCAAGATCTTGACACCCCAGTTTGATCTTAACATTGATGCCTATAATAGTTACGGCAAGCTCTATCTTAGCCCGCTTTTCGCTTTATCCATTGGATCAGGATTTGCAAGATTTTCAGCAACCCTCGTTCATGTGGCACTGTTTCATGGCAG tGCTATTTTGAAGCAAAGCAGATCAGCAATGAAGAATGTGAAAGTGGATATCCATGAAAAACTGATGCAGCGTTACAAACAAGTGCCTCAGTGGTGGTTCCTCATCCTATTAGGAGGGAGCATCGCCCTGTCCCTGCTAATGTGCTTTGTATGGAAAGAAGTTGTGCAGCTGCCGTGGTGGGGGTTGCTATTTGGCTTTGTCTTGTCTTTCATTGTCACCCTCCCAGTTGGGGTCATTCAAGCAACCACCAACCAA CAACCTGGATTTGACATCATAGCACAATTCCTTATTGGGTATATTCTACCAGGAAAACCAATTGCAAACTTGTTGTTCAAAATCTATGGACGAATCAGCACTGTGCATGCGCTCTCTTTCCTATCTGACCTTAAACTTGGGCACTATATGAAGATTCCACCTCGGTGCATGTACACAGCTCAG CTGGTGGGAACTCTGGTTGCTGGTATTGTGAACCTCGCAGTCGCATGGTGGATGTTGGAGAGCATTGACAACTTATGCGATATTGATGCACTCCATCCAAACAGCCCCTGGACTTGTCCAAAGTACAGAGTCACCTTTGATGCTTCTGTTATTTGGGGCTTGATTGGACCAAAGCGACTGTTTGGACCTGGAGGACTGTATCGGAACTTGGTATGGCTATTCATTGTGGGAGCTTTCTTGCCAGTTCCAATTTGGATATTGAGCAAAATCTTCCCGGACAAGAAATGGATTCCCCTGATAAACATGCCAGTCATTACTTATGGCTTTGCCGGTATGCCGCCTGCAACTCCCACCAATATAGCAAGCTGGCTCATCACTGGAGGTATCTTCAACTATTTCGTGTTCAAATATCACAAGCGCTGGTGGCAGAAATACAACTATGTCCTATCTGCAGCATTGGATGCTGGGACAGCGTTTATGGGCGTCCTACTCTTCTTTGCCTTGCAGAACAATAACTACAATGTGAAATGGTGGGGGACTGAACTTGACCATTGTCCTTTGGCAACATGCCCCACTGCCCCAGGTATTAAGGTTGAAGGATGTCCAGTTTTTTAA